The Yoonia sp. SS1-5 genome contains a region encoding:
- the pnp gene encoding polyribonucleotide nucleotidyltransferase, translating into MFNEVKKSMQWGEETLTLETGKVARQADGSVIATLGETSVMANVTFARAQKPGQDFFPLTVHYQEKYYAAGKVPGGFFKREARPTEKETLTARLIDRPIRPLFVPGFKNEVLVMCTVLSHDLVNDPDMVAMIAASAALTISGAPFMGPIAACRVGFVDGDYVLNPEIDDMHNLRLNPEQRLDLVVAGTKDAVMMVESEAYELTEEEMLGAVTFAHDAIQPVIDLIIDLAEECAKEPFDFQPVDYSELSAAVKAAGEDKMRAAYAITDKQERTAAVADAKAAIVEALTEEQQEDGNLGAALKKLESAVLRGDVVKNGKRIDGRALDTIRPIVSETGILPRTHGSALFTRGETQGLVVTTLGTGDDEQMIDALTGMYKSNFMLHYNFPPYSVGEVGRVSGPGRREIGHGKLAWRALQAVLPAATDFPYTIRVVSEITESNGSSSMASVCGGSLSMMDAGVPLKAPVAGVAMGLVMEDDGDYAILSDILGDEDHLGDMDFKVAGTENGITSLQMDIKIAGITPEIMSKALDQAKAGRLHILGEMGKALTGAQEFSVHAPKIETMQIPTDKIREVIGSGGKVIREIVETSGAKVDINDDGVIKLASNDAEAIKKAYDMIHSIVAEPEEGVIYKGTVVKLVDFGAFVNFFGKRDGLVHVSQIENRRLNHPSDVLKEGQEVWVKLLGFDDRGKVRLAMKMVDQETGKEIAKEEAAE; encoded by the coding sequence ATGTTCAACGAAGTGAAAAAATCGATGCAGTGGGGCGAAGAAACGCTCACACTGGAAACGGGCAAGGTTGCCCGCCAAGCCGATGGCTCTGTCATCGCAACGCTGGGCGAAACCAGCGTCATGGCCAACGTGACATTCGCACGCGCCCAGAAACCCGGTCAGGACTTCTTTCCGCTGACCGTCCACTACCAAGAGAAATACTATGCTGCCGGGAAAGTCCCAGGCGGCTTTTTCAAGCGCGAAGCGCGTCCAACTGAAAAAGAGACGCTAACGGCGCGCCTGATTGACCGTCCGATCCGCCCCCTGTTCGTCCCCGGCTTCAAAAATGAAGTGCTGGTGATGTGTACGGTTCTGTCCCACGATCTGGTCAACGATCCTGATATGGTCGCGATGATCGCGGCGTCTGCAGCTCTGACCATTTCTGGCGCCCCATTCATGGGTCCGATTGCGGCCTGCCGCGTCGGCTTTGTCGATGGCGACTATGTGCTGAACCCGGAAATCGACGACATGCATAACCTGCGCCTGAACCCAGAGCAGCGTTTGGACCTTGTTGTCGCCGGCACCAAAGACGCCGTGATGATGGTGGAATCAGAAGCTTATGAGCTGACCGAGGAAGAAATGCTCGGCGCGGTGACATTCGCCCATGATGCCATTCAGCCGGTCATCGACCTGATCATTGATCTGGCCGAGGAATGCGCGAAAGAGCCATTTGACTTCCAGCCTGTTGATTATTCCGAGCTGTCAGCCGCTGTGAAAGCCGCCGGCGAGGACAAAATGCGTGCAGCTTACGCGATCACCGACAAGCAGGAACGTACTGCCGCAGTCGCTGACGCCAAGGCCGCCATTGTTGAGGCCCTGACCGAAGAACAGCAGGAAGACGGCAACCTTGGTGCCGCTTTGAAAAAGCTGGAATCAGCAGTGCTGCGCGGCGATGTGGTTAAGAACGGCAAGCGGATTGACGGGCGTGCGCTCGACACTATTCGCCCTATCGTCTCTGAGACTGGCATCTTGCCACGAACCCACGGTTCCGCCCTGTTCACACGCGGTGAAACCCAAGGTCTGGTTGTGACCACATTGGGCACCGGCGACGATGAGCAGATGATCGACGCGCTGACCGGCATGTATAAGTCAAACTTCATGCTGCATTATAACTTCCCGCCATATTCTGTGGGTGAAGTTGGTCGTGTATCCGGCCCTGGCCGTCGTGAGATTGGTCACGGTAAATTGGCCTGGCGTGCGCTGCAAGCGGTTTTGCCAGCAGCAACGGACTTCCCCTACACCATCCGCGTTGTGTCCGAGATCACTGAATCAAACGGCTCGTCTTCAATGGCGTCTGTCTGCGGTGGGTCCTTGTCCATGATGGATGCCGGTGTGCCGTTGAAAGCCCCGGTTGCTGGTGTGGCCATGGGTCTTGTGATGGAAGATGATGGCGACTACGCGATCCTGTCTGACATTCTGGGTGATGAGGATCACCTTGGCGACATGGATTTCAAAGTCGCGGGTACCGAAAATGGTATTACGTCCTTGCAGATGGACATCAAGATCGCAGGCATCACGCCCGAGATCATGTCCAAAGCATTGGATCAGGCCAAGGCTGGCCGTCTGCATATCCTCGGCGAGATGGGCAAAGCCCTGACTGGCGCACAGGAATTCAGTGTCCACGCGCCCAAGATCGAAACGATGCAAATCCCGACCGACAAGATCCGGGAAGTCATTGGGTCCGGTGGTAAGGTCATCCGCGAAATCGTGGAAACATCAGGTGCCAAGGTCGACATCAATGATGACGGCGTGATCAAACTGGCCTCTAACGATGCCGAAGCGATCAAGAAAGCCTATGACATGATCCATTCCATCGTGGCCGAGCCCGAAGAAGGCGTGATCTACAAAGGCACAGTTGTGAAGCTGGTCGACTTTGGGGCATTCGTGAACTTCTTTGGCAAGCGCGACGGGTTGGTCCACGTGTCCCAAATTGAAAACCGCCGCCTGAACCATCCTTCCGATGTCCTCAAAGAAGGTCAGGAAGTCTGGGTCAAACTGCTGGGCTTTGACGATCGCGGCAAGGTCCGTTTGGCCATGAAAATGGTTGATCAGGAGACCGGCAAGGAAATCGCCAAGGAAGAAGCTGCCGAGTAA
- a CDS encoding methyl-accepting chemotaxis protein, translating to MLYRTQAVIQFETDGTIITANDNFLDAFGYSLDEIAGRHHAMFVGADTVDTEAYKDFWHRLSAGEFFTDQYPRIKKNGDVIWIQGSYGPILDADGKVLRVLKLAVDITDRREAVERVGSGLDALRDGKLNHRLADCGIPDIDAINRSFNGAADRLSGTIRTMAAVSSDVTKIIAQVSQSSDELSSRTAGQAATLEETAAALEELTVTVKSSAEGAAQAERMAAETKVSAESSEEVVGKSIKAMDQIEKSSAEISKIISVIDDISFQTNLLALNAGVEAARAGDAGRGFAVVASEVRGLAHRSQEAAGEIKNLISQSAAHVAGGVALVNGAGEELKKIIASVGTITDSVSGIAASSSEQSTALSEVNTSVSQLDAVTQQNAGMVEDVTAANRLLTQNVTRMTEQIDEFDIEIGHDLARFGDHDSLDLHAAPFKTAV from the coding sequence ATGTTGTATCGGACGCAGGCCGTCATCCAATTCGAGACGGATGGCACAATCATTACCGCAAATGACAATTTTCTGGATGCGTTCGGATATTCGCTGGATGAGATCGCGGGTCGTCATCACGCGATGTTTGTAGGCGCCGATACGGTTGATACCGAGGCGTACAAGGATTTCTGGCACAGACTAAGCGCGGGGGAGTTCTTTACCGATCAGTATCCGCGCATCAAGAAAAATGGTGATGTGATCTGGATTCAGGGGTCTTACGGCCCAATTCTGGATGCCGATGGCAAGGTGCTGCGTGTCCTTAAACTTGCGGTTGATATCACCGACCGCCGAGAGGCGGTTGAACGGGTCGGCAGCGGGCTTGATGCGCTGCGCGACGGTAAACTGAACCATCGGCTTGCGGATTGTGGTATCCCCGATATTGATGCCATCAACCGGTCGTTCAATGGGGCGGCGGACAGGCTCAGTGGGACGATCCGGACGATGGCCGCCGTGTCATCAGACGTTACAAAAATTATTGCGCAGGTCAGCCAATCCTCTGATGAATTGTCCAGCCGGACAGCGGGGCAGGCCGCGACGCTGGAAGAAACAGCCGCTGCACTTGAGGAATTGACCGTCACGGTGAAATCCTCTGCCGAGGGTGCGGCGCAGGCAGAGCGCATGGCCGCCGAAACAAAGGTATCTGCAGAAAGTAGCGAAGAAGTTGTCGGTAAATCCATCAAGGCGATGGATCAGATCGAAAAATCATCTGCAGAGATATCAAAGATCATTTCCGTTATCGACGATATTTCCTTCCAGACAAATCTGCTTGCTTTGAATGCCGGGGTTGAGGCGGCGCGCGCCGGTGATGCAGGACGCGGGTTTGCTGTTGTTGCATCAGAGGTGCGCGGATTGGCGCATAGGTCGCAAGAGGCGGCAGGCGAAATCAAGAATCTGATATCGCAAAGTGCGGCACATGTCGCAGGCGGCGTCGCGCTTGTGAATGGCGCGGGCGAAGAGCTGAAAAAGATCATCGCAAGCGTTGGCACGATTACCGACAGTGTCAGTGGCATTGCGGCCAGCTCTTCCGAGCAGTCGACGGCGCTGTCAGAGGTGAATACCAGCGTGAGCCAGCTTGACGCCGTCACGCAGCAAAACGCGGGCATGGTGGAAGATGTTACTGCGGCCAATCGCCTGCTGACCCAGAATGTGACCCGGATGACCGAACAGATCGATGAATTCGACATCGAAATAGGGCATGATCTGGCCCGGTTTGGGGATCACGACAGTCTCGACTTACACGCGGCGCCGTTCAAGACCGCCGTATAA
- the rpsO gene encoding 30S ribosomal protein S15, with the protein MSITAEEKARVIKEYGTKDGDTGSPEVQVAILSSRIATLTEHFKTHKKDNHGRRGLLKMVAQRRKLLDYTRAKDEARYQDLIKRLGLRR; encoded by the coding sequence ATGTCGATTACTGCTGAAGAAAAAGCACGCGTGATCAAGGAATACGGCACCAAGGATGGTGATACCGGCTCCCCCGAAGTACAGGTTGCAATCCTGTCCTCGCGCATCGCGACGCTGACAGAGCATTTCAAGACCCATAAGAAAGACAACCACGGTCGCCGTGGTCTGTTGAAGATGGTGGCACAGCGCCGCAAACTGCTGGACTACACCCGCGCCAAGGATGAGGCCCGTTATCAGGACCTGATCAAACGCCTTGGATTGCGCCGCTAA
- a CDS encoding calcium-binding protein produces the protein MLAIFGLMGVALSAIMFTADDAEADEKISSDAKDDAPQEPDTEVVPLDELLDSAEGDEVIFSGEGDDIIRTGAGDDYVHGEDGDDDISTGAGDDTLQGGRGDDLLNGGDGNDILNGHVGDDQLIGGAGDDLLNGGEGDDLIIGGNGDDALLGSRGDDMLIGGAGADTIHAGSGNDTIIDRGDDDVDFLNGAAGDDILIGGIGDHYHGGSGADHFDFLAGADAMVADFDPQQDSIEVDYEGDRPPSLTTALSDAGLVLLADGEPVATFANLTELDLTKISLNAS, from the coding sequence ATGCTTGCGATTTTTGGACTGATGGGTGTTGCCCTTTCCGCGATCATGTTCACGGCAGATGATGCCGAGGCGGATGAAAAGATATCGTCGGACGCAAAGGATGACGCACCGCAGGAGCCTGATACCGAGGTCGTGCCGCTGGACGAGTTGTTGGACAGCGCCGAAGGTGATGAGGTCATCTTTTCCGGTGAGGGCGATGACATCATACGGACCGGCGCTGGCGATGATTATGTTCATGGCGAAGATGGTGATGATGATATTTCAACGGGTGCTGGCGACGACACGCTGCAAGGCGGGCGCGGCGACGATCTGCTCAATGGTGGTGACGGGAATGATATACTGAACGGTCATGTCGGTGACGACCAGCTGATTGGCGGGGCGGGCGACGACTTGCTGAATGGCGGCGAGGGCGATGATCTGATCATTGGTGGCAATGGTGATGACGCGTTGTTGGGGTCCCGCGGGGACGATATGCTGATTGGTGGGGCTGGTGCCGATACCATTCATGCCGGATCCGGAAACGATACGATCATTGACCGTGGCGACGATGATGTTGATTTTCTGAATGGCGCGGCAGGCGATGACATTCTGATTGGTGGCATCGGCGATCACTATCATGGGGGCAGTGGCGCGGATCATTTCGACTTTCTCGCTGGTGCAGATGCGATGGTTGCGGATTTTGACCCGCAACAGGACAGTATCGAAGTCGACTATGAGGGGGACAGACCACCCAGCCTCACAACCGCATTGTCCGATGCAGGTCTGGTGCTGTTGGCAGATGGTGAGCCTGTCGCCACATTTGCCAATCTCACGGAACTTGATCTTACGAAAATCAGCCTGAACGCATCATAA
- a CDS encoding DUF1643 domain-containing protein, with product MITRTHHDGTTSSVATYSDCQRYRYALTRRWDPAGQQLLYIMLNPSRATEIDNDPTIERCQRRATQLGFGAFQAVNIFAWRETDPRQMRRAADPVGPENDQSIRDAVAGADMILAAWGTHGAHMGRGPAVAGLLRALGRPVHVLGLTKAGHPRHPLYVTYAQQPILWHINQTPS from the coding sequence ATGATCACCCGCACACACCATGATGGTACCACCTCATCCGTCGCGACCTATTCTGATTGCCAACGGTATCGCTATGCGTTGACCCGCCGCTGGGACCCAGCAGGCCAGCAGTTGCTTTATATCATGCTGAACCCGTCCCGCGCGACCGAGATTGACAACGACCCCACAATCGAGCGCTGCCAGCGGCGTGCCACCCAATTGGGTTTTGGTGCATTTCAGGCCGTGAATATTTTTGCCTGGCGTGAGACGGACCCCCGACAAATGCGCCGCGCTGCCGACCCTGTCGGGCCGGAAAATGACCAATCCATTCGCGATGCGGTTGCTGGTGCGGATATGATCCTGGCGGCCTGGGGCACACATGGCGCCCATATGGGTCGCGGTCCTGCCGTCGCCGGTCTTTTGCGGGCGCTGGGCCGCCCTGTTCATGTTCTTGGGCTGACCAAGGCCGGGCATCCCAGACATCCGCTTTATGTCACCTACGCACAGCAGCCCATTCTCTGGCACATTAACCAAACCCCGAGTTAG
- the truB gene encoding tRNA pseudouridine(55) synthase TruB translates to MARKRKGRDISGWLVVDKPAGMTSTAVVNKIKWAFDAKKAGHAGTLDPEATGVLAVALGEATKTVPYITDALKAYVFTVRLGQATNTDDAEGTVIATSDLRPDDAAIKAALAGFVGDIMQVPPQFSAVKVDGERAYKKAREGEDMALAARPLWVEELLLVDRPDPDHVVLEMTCGKGGYVRSIARDLGAALGCCGHVVTLRRIWSGPFVASEGIDLATVEQQAKDPALDAYLQPLEVGLADLPEVRCLAESVAKLRNGNPAPVVAAGVEFGDEVWASYDGRAVAVGTYRGGEMQPTRVFVT, encoded by the coding sequence ATGGCACGCAAGCGCAAAGGTCGCGATATTTCTGGCTGGTTGGTTGTGGATAAACCAGCGGGGATGACGTCGACTGCCGTCGTCAACAAGATCAAATGGGCCTTTGATGCCAAAAAGGCCGGTCATGCGGGCACGCTGGATCCCGAGGCGACCGGGGTGTTGGCTGTTGCGCTGGGCGAGGCCACCAAGACTGTCCCCTATATCACCGACGCCTTGAAAGCCTATGTCTTTACCGTTCGTCTGGGGCAGGCCACCAATACCGATGACGCGGAAGGCACTGTTATCGCCACCAGCGATCTGCGCCCGGATGACGCGGCGATCAAGGCCGCCCTTGCCGGTTTCGTGGGCGATATCATGCAGGTTCCCCCACAGTTTTCGGCGGTGAAGGTCGATGGTGAACGCGCCTATAAAAAGGCCCGCGAGGGTGAGGACATGGCGCTTGCCGCCCGCCCGCTCTGGGTGGAAGAACTGCTATTGGTTGATCGTCCGGATCCCGATCATGTTGTTCTTGAAATGACCTGTGGCAAGGGCGGGTATGTGCGCTCAATCGCCCGCGATCTGGGTGCCGCACTGGGCTGTTGCGGCCATGTTGTGACATTGCGCCGAATATGGTCCGGCCCCTTTGTTGCCTCGGAGGGCATCGACCTTGCCACGGTTGAACAGCAGGCCAAAGATCCCGCCCTTGATGCCTATCTGCAACCTTTGGAGGTCGGCCTTGCCGATCTGCCCGAAGTCCGGTGTCTGGCGGAAAGCGTTGCAAAGCTGCGCAACGGAAACCCCGCCCCGGTTGTGGCGGCAGGGGTGGAATTTGGTGACGAGGTCTGGGCCTCTTACGACGGCCGTGCCGTTGCGGTTGGCACCTATCGTGGCGGTGAGATGCAACCAACCCGTGTTTTCGTAACCTAG
- a CDS encoding VOC family protein, which yields MAETEGLNHLGLAVRDLDETTGFFVDVLGWTETARDPGYPRTTVTDGALRLTLWQTDPGAADFDRRAHIGLHHLAMSVPTEQVLMDLADRISRTPGVIVAFMPEFMGKGPRKHMIFTEPGGIRLELVWHGMP from the coding sequence ATGGCTGAAACAGAAGGCTTGAACCATCTTGGTCTGGCTGTACGTGATCTTGACGAGACAACCGGGTTCTTTGTGGACGTGCTTGGCTGGACAGAGACCGCCCGCGATCCGGGCTATCCCCGCACGACGGTGACTGATGGCGCATTGCGGCTGACACTGTGGCAGACCGATCCGGGCGCTGCCGATTTCGACAGGCGCGCCCATATCGGATTGCATCATCTGGCGATGAGTGTCCCCACAGAACAGGTCCTGATGGATCTGGCCGACAGGATTTCCCGGACACCGGGGGTTATCGTCGCGTTCATGCCTGAATTCATGGGCAAGGGCCCGCGCAAGCACATGATCTTTACCGAACCCGGCGGCATCCGGTTGGAACTTGTCTGGCATGGGATGCCCTGA
- a CDS encoding GNAT family N-acetyltransferase yields the protein MSVRPTQAADLPDLCAVLDQTALFPAEMLADMIAPFLSDPDSLDLWLTAFVDETPVGFCYAVPAQFADGSWNMLAIAVAPDQQGTGCGGALTTALLGDLQGKGQRVLIAETSGAAAFEGPRAFYLAQGFEQQGCIRDFWAPGDDKVIFWRGVQHG from the coding sequence ATGTCCGTTCGCCCGACACAAGCTGCTGATCTTCCCGATCTGTGCGCGGTTCTTGACCAGACCGCCCTGTTTCCCGCCGAGATGCTGGCAGATATGATCGCGCCGTTTCTGTCCGACCCTGACAGCCTCGATCTGTGGCTGACCGCGTTTGTTGATGAAACGCCGGTGGGCTTTTGCTATGCCGTGCCTGCGCAATTTGCCGACGGCAGCTGGAACATGCTGGCGATCGCCGTTGCCCCAGATCAGCAAGGGACGGGGTGCGGCGGCGCGTTGACGACCGCACTTCTGGGCGACCTGCAGGGCAAGGGACAGCGTGTTCTGATCGCCGAGACGTCCGGTGCCGCTGCGTTTGAGGGCCCCCGCGCATTCTATCTGGCGCAAGGTTTTGAACAACAGGGCTGCATTCGTGACTTTTGGGCGCCCGGCGATGACAAGGTTATCTTCTGGCGGGGGGTGCAGCATGGCTGA
- the recQ gene encoding DNA helicase RecQ, with translation MRAATLLSDVFGFDSFRPGQQEIVEAVAGGQNTLAIMPTGGGKSLCFQLPALLRSGVTVVISPLIALMRDQVRGLREAGVAAGALTSGNTEEETDAVWAALDDGTLKLLYMAPERLASGGTIQMLHRANISLIAVDEAHCVSQWGHDFRPDYLRIGELCEALDVPLAAFTATADAETRAEIVQKLFAGQSPATFLQGFDRPNIHLAFAVKDGPRNQILNFAAARKGQSGIVYCGTRAKTETLARALGEAGHSACHYHGGMDAEDRRDVERRFQQEDGLIVCATIAFGMGIDKPDIRWVAHADLPKSIEAYYQEIGRAGRDGAPAETLTLFGPDDIRYRRQQIDEGLAPAERRAADHGRLNALLGLAEALHCRRQNLLEYFGETPGPCGKCDLCDKPAEVFDGTTPVRMALSAALRTEEWFGAGHLIDILLGNMTDKIQQRGHDALPTFGVGTDYDKRQWQAIFRQMMGHDLVRPDRERHGALRMTPAARPILRGEATISLRRDTIRAAKSGPQVRMLVSEEDAPLLSALKAKRRYLAEQANAPAYIIFNDRTLIEMAEKRPANLDEMANIGGVGAKKLESYGRAFLEVIAGAVDDIHPARRKLAGRNEAQIYDKLLEAQARLSRGPHGADKPMSCSASLIAKVARLPATDIDHLSRLLGDKYAERFGEAFLEVLEST, from the coding sequence ATGCGCGCTGCCACGCTGTTGAGTGACGTTTTTGGCTTTGACAGTTTCCGACCCGGCCAGCAGGAAATTGTCGAGGCGGTTGCCGGCGGCCAGAACACGCTGGCGATCATGCCCACGGGCGGTGGCAAGTCGCTGTGTTTCCAGCTTCCGGCACTGTTGCGCAGCGGTGTAACCGTTGTAATTTCGCCGCTGATTGCGTTGATGCGCGATCAGGTCCGCGGTCTGCGCGAGGCAGGCGTCGCCGCAGGCGCGCTAACCTCTGGCAATACCGAAGAAGAAACCGATGCCGTCTGGGCGGCCCTCGACGATGGGACGTTGAAGCTGCTTTATATGGCGCCAGAGCGTTTGGCATCCGGCGGCACGATCCAGATGCTGCATCGCGCCAATATCAGCCTGATTGCTGTGGATGAGGCCCATTGCGTCAGCCAGTGGGGCCATGATTTTCGCCCCGACTACCTGCGCATCGGCGAGCTTTGCGAAGCCCTTGATGTGCCGCTTGCGGCCTTTACCGCCACGGCTGACGCCGAAACCCGCGCCGAGATTGTCCAAAAGCTATTTGCGGGCCAGTCCCCGGCCACTTTTCTGCAGGGTTTCGACCGGCCCAACATTCATCTGGCCTTTGCGGTCAAGGATGGCCCGCGCAATCAGATCCTGAACTTTGCGGCGGCCCGCAAGGGACAGTCCGGCATTGTCTATTGCGGCACGCGTGCGAAGACCGAAACGCTCGCCCGCGCTTTGGGTGAGGCCGGGCATTCGGCCTGCCACTATCACGGCGGGATGGACGCCGAGGACAGGCGCGATGTCGAACGCCGTTTTCAGCAAGAGGACGGGCTGATCGTTTGTGCGACGATTGCGTTCGGGATGGGGATCGACAAGCCCGACATTCGCTGGGTGGCCCATGCGGACCTGCCCAAATCAATCGAGGCCTATTATCAAGAGATTGGTCGCGCTGGTCGCGATGGCGCACCTGCCGAAACCCTGACCCTGTTTGGCCCGGATGACATTCGCTATCGCCGCCAGCAAATCGACGAGGGGCTTGCCCCTGCAGAGCGTCGGGCTGCTGATCATGGCCGCCTGAACGCATTGTTGGGTCTGGCAGAGGCGTTGCATTGCCGCCGGCAGAACCTGTTGGAATATTTTGGCGAGACGCCCGGCCCCTGCGGCAAATGCGATCTTTGTGACAAGCCGGCCGAGGTGTTTGACGGCACAACCCCGGTCCGCATGGCCCTATCGGCAGCCCTGCGGACAGAGGAGTGGTTTGGCGCAGGTCACCTGATTGATATTCTGCTGGGCAATATGACCGACAAGATCCAGCAGCGCGGGCATGACGCGCTGCCCACCTTTGGTGTTGGCACGGATTATGACAAACGCCAGTGGCAGGCGATTTTCCGGCAGATGATGGGTCATGATCTTGTCCGTCCGGATCGCGAACGGCACGGCGCCTTGCGGATGACCCCGGCGGCCCGTCCGATCCTGCGCGGTGAGGCCACGATCAGCCTGCGTCGTGATACGATCCGCGCCGCAAAATCCGGCCCGCAGGTGCGCATGCTGGTCAGTGAAGAGGATGCGCCGCTCTTGTCCGCCCTCAAGGCCAAGCGCCGCTATCTGGCAGAGCAGGCAAATGCGCCAGCCTATATTATTTTCAACGATCGCACCCTGATCGAGATGGCCGAGAAACGCCCTGCCAATCTGGATGAGATGGCGAATATCGGCGGTGTGGGTGCGAAAAAGCTTGAAAGCTACGGACGCGCCTTTCTCGAGGTGATTGCAGGCGCTGTTGACGACATTCACCCGGCCCGCCGCAAGTTGGCTGGCCGCAATGAGGCGCAGATCTACGACAAGCTGCTTGAGGCGCAGGCCCGGCTCAGCCGTGGACCACATGGTGCGGACAAACCCATGAGTTGCTCGGCCTCGCTGATCGCGAAAGTGGCCAGGCTTCCGGCGACCGATATAGATCACCTCAGCCGCCTTCTTGGCGACAAATATGCCGAACGGTTTGGTGAAGCATTCCTCGAAGTTCTGGAGAGCACATGA
- a CDS encoding mandelate racemase/muconate lactonizing enzyme family protein, giving the protein MKITAIKSHVLQYDLPEELGYSQQYYAKRTAHLVEVQTDEGITGWGECFGPGPIALANKGIVEGVIAPMVIGMDPMDRDVIWHKVYNLMRDHGQKGMPMQSLSGVDIALWDIAGKICQQPLHKLIGGTHRKHVRAYGYGMMLKRESVADHIARFKDEAAAIIAMGFTATKMKTGLGPKEDVRLCAAVAEGVGDARFMVDANHCYTTSDAFYVGRGLEELGAYWFEEPVAPEDHDGYRELRAGLKVNISGGEAEFGRWGWRQILENRGLDIAQPEVCALGGITEYLRVLALCHAHFTPVVNHVWGSAVAVATNLHLLAAMPPLPGGLHPWEPMLEFDTTHNLFRDNLLAEPLDIQGQVATNDGFVTVPQGPGIGVTPDPDFIKHYEI; this is encoded by the coding sequence ATGAAAATCACGGCAATCAAAAGCCATGTGCTGCAATATGACCTGCCCGAGGAACTGGGCTATTCGCAGCAATATTATGCCAAACGCACCGCGCATCTTGTCGAGGTGCAGACCGATGAAGGGATCACCGGGTGGGGCGAATGCTTTGGCCCCGGCCCTATCGCGCTGGCCAATAAGGGTATTGTCGAAGGCGTCATTGCACCCATGGTCATCGGAATGGACCCGATGGATCGGGACGTGATCTGGCACAAGGTCTACAATCTGATGCGGGATCATGGGCAGAAAGGCATGCCGATGCAGTCGCTATCGGGCGTGGATATTGCGCTGTGGGATATTGCCGGCAAGATCTGCCAACAGCCCCTGCACAAACTGATCGGCGGAACCCATCGCAAGCATGTGCGTGCGTACGGCTATGGCATGATGCTAAAGCGCGAAAGCGTCGCAGACCATATCGCCCGTTTCAAGGACGAGGCGGCAGCCATCATCGCAATGGGCTTTACAGCGACCAAGATGAAAACAGGTCTTGGCCCAAAGGAAGATGTCAGGCTTTGCGCAGCCGTTGCCGAAGGTGTTGGCGACGCAAGGTTCATGGTGGACGCCAATCATTGCTACACAACGTCAGACGCATTCTATGTGGGCCGCGGGTTAGAGGAATTGGGCGCCTACTGGTTTGAAGAACCCGTCGCCCCCGAAGATCACGACGGCTACCGCGAATTGCGCGCGGGCCTCAAGGTCAACATCTCGGGCGGTGAGGCTGAATTCGGCCGCTGGGGCTGGCGCCAGATCCTTGAGAACCGGGGATTGGACATCGCGCAGCCAGAGGTCTGCGCCTTGGGGGGCATTACGGAATATCTGCGCGTGCTCGCCCTATGTCACGCTCACTTTACGCCCGTCGTGAACCATGTCTGGGGTTCTGCGGTTGCCGTGGCGACCAATCTGCACCTGCTTGCCGCAATGCCACCACTGCCCGGCGGCCTGCATCCGTGGGAACCAATGCTGGAATTTGACACGACCCATAACCTGTTTCGTGACAATCTTTTGGCCGAGCCGCTGGATATTCAGGGGCAGGTTGCCACCAATGATGGGTTCGTGACGGTCCCGCAGGGGCCGGGCATCGGGGTCACGCCTGATCCGGATTTCATCAAGCACTACGAAATCTGA